The window aatcacttttcaattcaaatatCCAATATAGTTACTTGAAACCTTTAGCTAGTGTTTCAAAGAATTGTAATTATACAATTTTCTACATCATTGTATTAATATAAACCAACATGTCTATTAATTTagcattgtaattatttttactggtgtgataatatataattaaatacacgcataaaaatataaatttaaatatatagaataacaataaatataagtttaattCAAATGTTAGAAATGGCCTCCCAATACTCATTATGATATAGACAGATGATACAAGAGTTTATATAGTAAAAAGTTATAAAGCAATCTCGTTAAGAAAATTCAAGAGCGAAAATGATTTAGGTTTAGGACACATTAGACATTCCACAAAAAGTAAGGGAACTAAACGTCATTTCAGTCACCCCTCCATTCAACACCCTTTTAAAGACCAGAAAAGCGGGAGTCTCAGAGATAAAAGAGCTCTCTCACAATAGAGATAGAGAGTGAAGGAACGAGAGAAAGCATAGAGTGAGAGAGAAAgcagagagaaaaagagagtgaACAAGGATGTGGAAGAATACGAAGGCCTGACATTAACATATCACCATAAAAAAAGTGTGATAGTGAGCGAAAGCAAGAAGATCCAAGCAGAAGAAAAAATAGAGAGCAAAATGACGAGTACCATAGTGAGAGAACAGAACCTGGACAAGCACATTCACAAGCAAATGGGGTGCATGGCTGGCTTCCTTAACATCTTCGACCGCCACCAGATTCTCGCCGGAAAACGCATCTCCTCCGCCAAACGCCTCCCTCCTCCGGTAAGTAACTCACCAAACCTGGATAAAAAAATTTTTCCGTTACTTTTTCTTCCTCATTTTAACTCATATTTCAAAATGTACATTTTTTTATCAGCAACCGGATTCCTCGCCAGAGCCGGAGAACCACGTGGCTTCACCGGCGCGTCCAGCAACGCCATCACCGGAGCGCGTGAAACAGAGTCCAGCGAGAGAGCACACAGTTTCGACGGTTACTACTCTGCCGGTTCTAGAATTCAAGGAAGGGACGAGGTCCACGTGGAAGTTCTCAAGGGAGGCTCCGAGGCTCTCATTGGACAGCAGGACCCGAACCAGCTCCCCGAGCCTTAGCCTCTCCCCGAACCTCAATCCAGACGACCGAGGCGAGAAACTGTCTTCAGAGATACAGTTACAGCGCCGTTCCACCAGCGTCGTCGCGAGGCTCATGGGCCTGGAGTCCTTACCGGGTCCAGACTCGGATTCAGGGCCCAATAAGAAACCTGAGCTCCGAAGATCCGCTTCCGAGTCCAGAGCCTCCAGAGATCTCAACCGATTCTTCGACGCCGCTAACAGCAACGGTTTTCAGCTGAACCTCAAGCAGGTGCAGCAACGGCAACAGTACACTCAACCGCAGGGGATTGTTTCCGAGGGTCTGAACAACAATGCAGGTTCAGATCCGGTGGAGCAGGGTGCACGGAACAACAACAACGCGAAGGGAGAGAAGAACtataacaacaatgcaaggaacaGGGGAGTGGTTACGATGGTGCAGAAGAAGAGCTTCTTTGACTCCGCGGATTTCTTTCCTGAGGTACCGAAACGCAGCGTTTCGATCTACGGCGAGATCGAGAGGAGGCTGAGGATGCGAGGAATCGACGAGCCTTCGAAGGATCTAGAAACTCTGAAACATATCTTGGAGGCTTTGCAGCTTAAAGGACTCTTGCATTCGAAGAATCACGCAAATCGGAGTAACGGTAACAACAACTATAATCACAATCACAATCACATGAACTTCGTTCTAGATGGCGGAAGAACGAAGAACGATTCTCCTATTGTTGTGATTAAACCGGTTCGATCCAACCGAACCGGAAGAACTGGTAGCCAGTCTCCTCCGAATTCAAGCGTCCGGTCTAGTCCGAGGGCTCGCCGGAACGAACGTCAGCCGGAGGTTGACCGGAGAAGTAGAAACGCGAGATCGCCGCCGGTTTGCAGGAGTCCGAACCGGAGGAATGTAGCGCCGAACGCGGCGGAGAATCATCACCACAGTAGAGTGTATTATAACGACGGGTTTGATTCGAGAAAGGTGTCTCCGGTTCAGTCGCCGAGAGTAAACTCGAGAAGAACCACACCGGTTCATTCTCCGAGAATGAGAAAACCGATTGATCAGAAGGACGAGAAGGTGTTGACTGTGGCAGAGGATGAATCTTCCACAGTTTCAGAGAGTAGCTTCAGCACTTCCTCGCATACAGACACAGAGGTAAAATAACTATAATTTACTGTTAATGAAAATCAATTATTCATTTACATATTACAATAGTTTTCTACTTTAACTAAAGAAAATTACTGTTCGTCAATGACAATAATGATTTCGGTTTTCtcttgtaattaattatttttaattttaattacttttttggGAGTGTAGAGGTACAGATTGGAAGAGTACAAAGAAGGGAGGAATTTACTGGACAGGTGTGACAAGTTGCTGAACAGCATAGCGGAAATGACGGCCTCGAACGAGTTGCAACCCAGTCCCGTATCGGTTCTTGACTCGTCCTTCTACAGGGACGAGTGGTGTTTACCTTCCCCAATCACAAAACGCTGCATTGATTACAAAGGTTAGTGTAACAACTTTAGTAGTAGTGTCTTCATGTGATTCATATAACTTGATACAGCCATTACTTTGTTAATTTGGGTTACGTAATAGGTTAATTTGTTTAATCTTTGGTGTCTAGAGGTCTAGCCATGACGTATTTTTTCATAGCCAAAGTTGGGGACCTATGCTAAATGAACACATGCTTATGCGTCGTTTTTAAGCACCCATACCTATCTCTGTTATCCTCGTGCTTCCCATTCCCGATTGCAACAAGTACAATTAGGTGGAAAACAAAACATGCTATAAAATTGACCAAGTTTTGATTCAGAGATGCTAATTCAAGAACAGTGGATGATTTGTTCTCTGCCTACGTGGACCAATCATTTCACATGAGTGCTACTAACGTGGCAGTACTCGGTTGGTTCATTCACTTTTAGCACAAATACTACGGTGCATGCTACTTTCCACTCGTACACGGTACACACTCACGTGGGACCGAACTCCCTCCTGGCCTGAATAGTGAACACTCTACTCTACGGAGCTCAACGTTccacaaaaaacaaaacaaaaaaaaaccagcAATATTGTtcctaattaactaattaatcacTCAATTAAATCCTTTCATTAGTTGATTAACTTCTAAAACtgtttaaatttgttattacagATCAAGCGGCGGAGTCGGAAGATGATATGTGGAGTGCGGCATTTTGCAGCAGCGAAGCCAAGTCGGAGGATGCAACAGAGGACAACGACTTCTCTTACGTGTCAGAAATCCTGAAGGCATGCACTTACCTACCCGAGAACGGCGACGTTTTCGCTTTATTAGAGAAGCAGCAGATTCTAAAGGGAAAAGACACCTCAAAGGCCTCAACAATTCAGAGGCGGTTAGTGTTCGACACGGTCCGTGATATCTTGTCCCGGCATCGTCGGCTTCCGCCATGGAAGGCGGCGTTCGGTGGCGATGAGAGGCAGAGGGTATGGTCCGAGTTTAGGAGAATACGAGGAGatagggaggaggaggaggagtggTCGGAGAAGGACATGTTTGAGGTTATATGCGGGGTTTTGAGGAAGGACATGGCGGAGGATGTTGAGGGTTGGGGGGAATGGACGGTGGAGATTGGAGATATGGTGCTGGACATCGAACGGCTCGTGTTCAAGGACCTGATTGGCGAGACCATACGAGAGTTAGCCACGTGTGCTTCCTCCCAACGTAACAGAGTTTTTGCGCTTCGTAGGAAGCTCGTCTTTTGATTTTTCAGTCAAACAATGATGCATGGAAAAGGACCAAATATAAACATAACAGccggaaaaaaaaaggaaaaaaaaaaaaagaaagagaaaaaaaaaagacgagaaaaggaaaagaaaaggagtcGCACGCTTTGTTTAAAATTTTGCGCGCTTGCTTTTttcgtaattatttttttaatttgttaatgacCGAATTAGTGAGGTTTAAATATGAAATTTAAGATAATCTCAGGGAGAATgttctttgttttttcttctttttctttcttttctagtCTGATGTGTAGCACAGAAGCATTGGATTGTTGTAATTAAATGCTGCCGTGGACGGATTAGAAGAATGAAAATGGAAAAAGTTGCATAATGAAGTGGCAGAGGACAATAACATTGCTTAATCATTTTTGTTACCTAGTGAACTACTATAGACCAGAATATAATTTTCTTTCCTTAATCTTGTGGTTTTACCAATTTTTAACTAGTAAGTTTGAATATGTTGTTTTTCCTAATCCTGGTCATTGGCAAACAGGAGGTCCTACAGATTATAATTATGGAGTAGCTTGCAGCTTTCTGGGACTTTGAGGTTCCCGTTTTAAAAGGGACAGAACAATTTGATTGTACAACTCGAAAAATACACTCAGCTAGAGCAGCAACATTTTCATCTCCTTTTAAGATTTAATGTTTTAAACAATAACCGACGATAAATCGCTGTCCCCTTTATTTTATGGACTAAAATACTAATACTGACTATAAAAGAATATAACATTGACATagttagttataaaaaaaattaaaattaacttgtaATTATAAAAGGTAGATTATAGTagataaaattatataaactttaaaaatattataaaattttatcaaattttttctctaattcaatctaaccaatttcaaattttaattctattttgtcCAATTTTCAAAACTCTTTTTTATTATCACAAATCTAaagctctatttttttttttatttttgtcctcCACTTGTAAATTACTAGAATTAAGATCGATCAAATTGAACCCACAAAACTGAGGCTGAGAGCACGAACACTTCTGAAATTCTTTTATGTTGgcaaaaattaatgcaaaatctTGAACTTCATTGCAAAATTCCTTTATGCATTTAAAATTTTTGCGAATTCAAATTTCACtgcaattaaaaatcaaatataaattagAGTAATCTGAATAGATAGGAACATTTTCTGACGTTGCACTTCAATAATCGATGCAATTCGGAAAAGAACGTGGAGGAGGCGAAACTGCAAACTCAGATTTGTAGCAAATTTCTGTGGTCGAAACTCTCGAATGAGAGAATCACAAACAACTCCGCCCACTATTGCAAAGGGAGAATTAGAGATTGGTGGTAGAAGATTGGAGAGGAGAAAAATTGGTGGTTAGAGAAATTGCAACATCatgaaaagaaaaagtgaaaataatgATTAATTAGGGTTAAGAttggaaaatatttatttttggggTGTAAAAAGTGAAGAGTGTAGAGAGATAGCACAtagataaagaaaagcaatatGAGAAAATCATATTAATTTTTGGGGTTGGTTGAGGTTGGGGTTGGGTTGGAGTGGGGTAGCGATGAGTGAGAGACATAACATTGATATGGAGGCTATATGGTCAGGTTGGGATGCTGTGGTGGTAGCAGTAGACGGATCAGAGGTGAAGGTTTGATTAAGGTTAGTTTTGTGGCTGGTTAGGTTTGAGGGgtattttggaaattttttttataattttttagagtTTGATTAGTTTTGTCTATTAGAGTTTATCTTTCATGGTTATAAGTTAGTTTTAATTCTTTTATGGTTAGATTTGTTAGTATCATAATCTTTCATGATCAATTTTGGTAGTTTAGTCTTATTTTATGTGtaaatatattgattttttttgatacattaaaaataaataaataaagtcaaATTGGGTTGGTCTAGTACTTAACTGACTAGTTCGTTTAAGTAAGTGTTGGGATTCGAATCTTATTTTGTGTATATAACAATTCATTAGCCAGTAACAAACCCTTAAGTAGAGTTCTGATTTGTCAAGGACTAGTCCTTGACTTGCTGAATTGAGAGATACtgtgagaaaaaataaataagggAGTATACACGAACAAaagaaaagtttttaaaaatatgatatagcgtaatcaaattttttattatgagtaAATGGTCAAATTCATTCCTGAACGATCACTCATTTTTCAAATTGGTCCTTGAAAGATTTTTTAATCAAGTTCATTCTGCAAAGATTTTAAGTTGGTAATAGTAGTCTTTTTGTTACTTTCGTTGTTGGTGGCATTAGAATTTGTTGATATGACACATTAAGTGGCATCACAACGTACACCTGATAGTTTTAATTGGCTACTaacatgataagtttatgaaGTTAGATCAAATCAACTCTAAATTGAGGAATTACAATGCCTTAAGATCCCCTtcaatttgggattgatttgacctaattttataaacttattATATTAGCAATCAATTAGGGCTCTTAGATGTGTGATGTGGTCAGTGTGGTATCAATTAACGTGTCATTTAGCAAATTTTGACGCAATCAGTAATGGAAGGACTAATATGACTAACTTTAAATCATTGaaagacgaatttgattaaaaaaatcattcgaggaccaatttaaaaaatgaatatggACAAATTTGAGTATCTACTCTTATTATAAAACAAAATTTGCATTAATTATGGCTAGAGTAAGGATAAAATTTTCCCCTTTTCTCAACAGGAAGTCACCAACAAGTTCTCAATTTAGTCCTTAACTTTTAAAAATGACCAAAATTCGAAAAAGTGCATCTCCGTTAGTCCTTCGTATAAGTGCCGTCAAAACGTTGATAATGTGGAGCGTGCCATGTGGGCATTCTAACTGTATGTTGATGTGTACCAAGcttgaatttgattcaatttggtaTCTGGAATCGCTTATTAATACCTAAATTACTCCATTTTCAATTATAAAGCCCTAATCTCCAAATTAGTATCTTCTCTTCTTCGACCTCTCTGctgtcttcttctctttttcgacCTCTCCGCTATCTTCCAGTTCGTCTTGTTTTCTTGTCTGCGTGAGTGATGATGGGTAGTGGGGAGAGAAGCCAAAGTAGCTCAAGTAGGAACAACTCTGTAGAAAGACCTTATGGCAGCAAAGGAATGTGCAATAGGAGAGGTAAGAATGCCATTTTCTGCAATTGCGGGCTTCAGACAGTGATGAAATACTCAACGACGGTGGAGAATCCTAGTAGACCATTTTTTGATTGTCCAAACTATGAGGTAAGGTTATGGCTCTGAAGAAAATATTATGATGGTTTCACTTTTAGTTTGGATTCATCTGCGTTTTTTACTTTACAGTATGGATTGTAATTTCTTCTGCTGGGCTGATGGATGTGAAGAACCAGTTTGTGTAACATCCATTCCACAAGAAGTTTTGCTTGAGTTCAATTGGAGGATGGCAAATTTGGAGAGTGATGTTAAGACCTTAAAGATAATGACAATGGTGCTGCTGGCTTTTGTAGTTACTTTTTGTGTGTGTTTAGGTATTAGCTTGTTAGGGTTTATAGTCAATAAATGATGATtatgttataaaattttaaatttcttaagtGGTATGTAATGTCTTGATGAAGATGCAATGAAATGAAATACTAATTTTGCATGAGTTCAACTCTTGATGTTGCATTTGTTCTGCTAAAATTGTGATCAATTAAACAAAAAAGAGATAAATCAAAACATGCAACTAAgctaaatatgaatttaattcaaCATAGTATAACATTTTTTGGAGAATGAAACAAATATTGTTTGAGCTAAATTACACTGTGCATAACATACTATCACAACCCAAAACATCATAGACCATAACAACATCAAAGGCCATGCATACATGTTTCAAAAGTTACATTACAAAAAACATAACATTGTTTAACCATAGCATTCAACTACAACGGCATGAACTCAAAAGACGACTACACATTGTGCTAGCTAGACACTTTTTCTCAGTGGGTTGAATCCTGGAGTTGGAACAAACTTCAAGAAGGAGGCCAATTTTTCAGAAGTTACTGCACTAGCTCCCTGAACAGTCTCTCTTAAAATCTCAGTTGGATGTGGAGCAGCCGCAATAGTAGCATCAGTGGATGCAGTTGTCCTCTTGATAGGGAGTTTGTTGTGCTTCTTACTTTTAGTCCTCGGAAGCCCTTTCTTGACATTCTTTGTAGTCTTTGCAGCCTGTAAtagcaataacaataataacatccgtaatgctaataataataatgatgaaagACTTGTGATAATAAAAAGTGTCATTATATGAATGATGACACTGTCCAGAATCATAACATTAAACAAAAAACACATCCTCTCAAGGAACAAGAAAATGGATTTGTTTCTAAAGATTAATCCGTTCCACAAGACAATCCAAATTGATTAACTCAAACTCTAATTTTGATTaatgtttttataattattattacctGAGTTGCAGGTTCTCTTTCAGCTCCTTAACCCCTCTCAGCAGCAACTTCTATTTGAATTTCAGTTTGTCCTCCTTCAGCACCAGCCTTACCTTCTGCACTAACAACCTCACCTTCCTTACTTTTAGCACCAGCATCACTTTTATTTGCAGCATCTTCAGCAGTTGTTAGCTCATCAGCCTTttatttttttgctattttaCAACTCCTTGTTGTGTGACCAACATCTCCACATGTCCCACATGTGAATTTGCTATATTTTCTCTTCAATTTTCTTGTAGTGCGCTCTTGGCTCCCCCGAACAGGTGCCTCATGTGCATATTTTTTTCTTGCATAATGTGATGGCCTTCCGCAGGGCTTGCTCCTTACAGGTGATAAGCAATAGAGGTATTGTGAGGTTTCCCACAACTCTTGACCTCTTATTGGGTTGATATGGTACTCATAAATCTCGTTGTATGATCCCATTGTTAGCCATGCATGGACATAATTCTCGGGCCTACTATTCATGACTGAAATTGCAGCTATTACATGATGACAAGGTAACCCTAACAAACAATAAAATTGAGTAATTAAGTATTTAGGATAGGTATGTTACCGTgcaatacacaaaaaaaaaaaaacaaaatattactTTCCTGATAACTACCAAGACCTACAGCTACATGTTTGGTTTCCCAAATCAACCACCACGTTATGTGGTTCACCATGCACTTCAAACATGACCTCAACCACATCTCCAGACCATATTGGTGTATGATACCTGCTGTGATACCTCTCCTTCGCAAGTCTACTTTGTTGAATCGGAGGTAAGTGTTCAACATGGCTAGAGAGTTTCAATTTGTTCCTTGCCATACTAGTCATGGCATACCTCCTAACCTCCTCCAGTAAAGTCAAGATGGGTTTGCATATGTATGGTTTGGTAGCAGCATTAAACACCTTACACATGTTGTTACACACATTGTCAACCTTTGAAAAGTTCTTCTAGTGAGCCCTGGTCCATGCCTACCTAGAAAACTTGTCTAAATACACACACCTTCTTATTCACCCTTTTTATTGACTGCATATGCCCATTGAATTTCTGAACAGTCATTGCTCTAACAAATTTTCAAAGCAAGCTCTTCAAGTGTGTGTCCTTCCATTGTTTCTGAAAGTTTTACCACAGGTGCCACGCACAGAAGCGGTGATGTGCACCTGGCATAGCCTCACGCAATCCTGGGATCAGACACTACAAGGTAACAAAATAGTCATTCAGTATATGTTACATTCATTGATAACATCCTTGGCTCCTTCAATAAGACAtgttgctattttcaaaatcaaacaccTGAGCAAATAAAGAATTCTTGACTTTTAccagttatataataataaattgaaaaaCAGGAGCTAATTTAAAGTGTATGCTCTTAAGGATTCCTAAATtctgaaattaaaataacaatagttcaatattttgtaattaaacattttcaaaaaaggTAGCAGCTCAATGACATTCTCATCAGAAAGCATATCAGGTTAAGAACAACTCTTGTTCATTTAATCCAGTTGATAGCATACATATTGCTACAAACTGCAAAGGACAGATAACTGATGGAGTTCTTGGATCAATATTACCAATCCAACAAGTTTCTAATCAAGTTTCTATACTATACAAATCCAGCAAgactagtcacaaaaaaaaatatatccagCAAGGCTAGTCTATAAGAACTAGTCTAAGTTAACAAGGGACACCCATAACTCAATATATCAAATAAAGTACTCCAGAACTTAATATATCAAGTGATAGTAACTACGAGTTCACCCCAAACATAGCAGACATTAGGACAAATAGCCTTTTTTGGCCTTCAAATCAGCAAAATGTAAATGATATTAATTTTCTAAGAGTGTGTTttgaacaaaatattttttgaattgatttgattttatttgaaatgaattgaatttaaaataaattattatgtttGGAATTGTTCTTgaattgatttgattttatttggtCAGCCAATTGAGTGTGAAGTGAATCCTGAGAGATCTCCACTGGTATCATAGCGTCAGAGCCATACCAGGCGAAAAGGTGTTTCCTTTGTTGTTGAGTGGACCGTTTTATTATACCCCCATATGATTTCTGGTATGAGCTCAGTCCAGAGGCCTTTTGTGTCGTCTAGTTTCTTTCTTAGAGCGTGgaggatgactttatttgcatcCTCTGCTAACCCATTTGTCTGCGGGTGTTCTACCGATGAAAAATGTTGTTTGACTTTCAAGGAAGTGAATTTATGATCAGCAAACTGGCGACCATTATCTGTGATAATGTGTCGAGGTATGCCGAATCTACAGATAATATTTTTCTATACAAAGGAAACCATTTGTTGTGAGGCAATCTTTGCTAAAGGCTGGGTTCTATCCACTTTGAAAAATAGTCAATGGCTACCACCAAAAATTTTACCTGTCCTGCTGCTAAAGGGAAAGGGCCGAGGACATCTACCTCGAAGTTGTGCAGAGACTCGGATGGGAGGTGTGTGATCGGGTTGTGCTTCTGGCAATTTTCACGGCTTCTTACCTTTGTTTTACAACCGTGTTGTAATGTCGGCCAAAAGAAGCAAGCACGAAGGATCTTTGAAAAAAGGCTCCGAGCTCCGAGGTGTGTACCGCAGATGCCTTCATGTGCCTCAGCTAATGCAAGGTCGGTTTCAGATCTGTTAAGACATTTAAGTAATGGACG is drawn from Arachis hypogaea cultivar Tifrunner chromosome 12, arahy.Tifrunner.gnm2.J5K5, whole genome shotgun sequence and contains these coding sequences:
- the LOC112726947 gene encoding uncharacterized protein, yielding MTSTIVREQNLDKHIHKQMGCMAGFLNIFDRHQILAGKRISSAKRLPPPQPDSSPEPENHVASPARPATPSPERVKQSPAREHTVSTVTTLPVLEFKEGTRSTWKFSREAPRLSLDSRTRTSSPSLSLSPNLNPDDRGEKLSSEIQLQRRSTSVVARLMGLESLPGPDSDSGPNKKPELRRSASESRASRDLNRFFDAANSNGFQLNLKQVQQRQQYTQPQGIVSEGLNNNAGSDPVEQGARNNNNAKGEKNYNNNARNRGVVTMVQKKSFFDSADFFPEVPKRSVSIYGEIERRLRMRGIDEPSKDLETLKHILEALQLKGLLHSKNHANRSNGNNNYNHNHNHMNFVLDGGRTKNDSPIVVIKPVRSNRTGRTGSQSPPNSSVRSSPRARRNERQPEVDRRSRNARSPPVCRSPNRRNVAPNAAENHHHSRVYYNDGFDSRKVSPVQSPRVNSRRTTPVHSPRMRKPIDQKDEKVLTVAEDESSTVSESSFSTSSHTDTERYRLEEYKEGRNLLDRCDKLLNSIAEMTASNELQPSPVSVLDSSFYRDEWCLPSPITKRCIDYKDQAAESEDDMWSAAFCSSEAKSEDATEDNDFSYVSEILKACTYLPENGDVFALLEKQQILKGKDTSKASTIQRRLVFDTVRDILSRHRRLPPWKAAFGGDERQRVWSEFRRIRGDREEEEEWSEKDMFEVICGVLRKDMAEDVEGWGEWTVEIGDMVLDIERLVFKDLIGETIRELATCASSQRNRVFALRRKLVF